One genomic segment of Hymenobacter psoromatis includes these proteins:
- the gltX gene encoding glutamate--tRNA ligase, which translates to MTERPVRVRFAPSPTGPLHIGGVRTALYNYLLARKLGGTMILRIEDTDQNRFVPGAEDYIRQSLEWVGIELDESPWKGGPHAPYRQSERKPMYRAYADQLIRDGYAYYAFDTPEELDVMRERLQAAKVPNPQYNSITRAQMRNSLTLPEDEVKQLLESDTPYVIRLKVPRKEEVRFQDMIRGWVVVHSSAIDDKVLMKSDGMPTYHLANIVDDHLMEISHVIRGEEWLPSAPLHVLLYRYLGWEKTMPQFAHLPLLLKPDGTGKLSKRDGDRLGFPVFALEWRGTDPETGEPTLSRGYREEGYLPEALVNFLAFLGWNPGTSQEIFSMPELIEAFTIDRVSKSPAKFDVAKAKWYNEHYLRAKSDAELAPYLLAALAAHGLECTEAKAEQIVGVMKERVSFPQDFWQEAKYFFQAPTEYDEQVVTKKWNAPVSAALAAYAEALPASSEPSANAEVLKAIFNQTMETQGLKPGQVLQMLRVAITGGAAGPDLFETLAILGTGEVAQRLRAAVEKLG; encoded by the coding sequence ATGACTGAGAGACCTGTTCGAGTGCGCTTTGCACCCTCGCCTACCGGGCCGTTGCACATTGGCGGTGTGCGCACGGCACTTTATAATTACTTGCTGGCCCGTAAGTTGGGCGGCACCATGATACTGCGCATTGAGGACACCGACCAGAACCGGTTTGTGCCGGGTGCGGAAGACTACATCCGCCAGAGCCTCGAATGGGTCGGCATTGAGCTGGACGAAAGCCCCTGGAAGGGTGGCCCGCACGCGCCCTACCGCCAGAGCGAGCGCAAGCCCATGTACCGCGCCTATGCCGACCAGCTCATCCGCGATGGCTACGCCTACTACGCCTTCGACACGCCCGAGGAGCTGGATGTCATGCGCGAGCGCCTGCAAGCCGCCAAGGTGCCCAACCCGCAGTACAATAGCATCACCCGCGCCCAAATGCGCAACTCGCTTACCTTACCCGAGGATGAGGTGAAGCAATTATTGGAAAGTGATACCCCCTACGTCATTCGCCTCAAGGTGCCGCGCAAGGAGGAAGTGCGCTTTCAGGATATGATTCGGGGCTGGGTAGTGGTGCATTCGAGTGCCATCGACGACAAGGTGCTGATGAAGTCGGACGGGATGCCGACCTACCACTTGGCTAACATCGTGGACGACCACCTGATGGAAATCTCGCACGTTATTCGGGGCGAAGAGTGGCTGCCTTCGGCCCCGCTGCATGTGCTGCTGTACCGCTATTTGGGCTGGGAGAAGACTATGCCGCAGTTTGCCCACCTACCCCTGTTGCTGAAGCCCGACGGCACTGGCAAGCTTAGCAAGCGCGACGGCGACCGGCTGGGCTTTCCGGTTTTTGCCCTCGAATGGCGCGGTACCGACCCCGAAACGGGTGAGCCAACTTTGAGCCGCGGCTACCGTGAAGAGGGCTACTTGCCCGAAGCGCTGGTCAATTTCCTGGCTTTCTTGGGCTGGAACCCCGGTACCAGCCAGGAGATTTTCTCGATGCCCGAGCTGATTGAAGCCTTCACAATTGACCGGGTGAGCAAGTCGCCCGCTAAGTTTGACGTGGCCAAGGCCAAGTGGTATAACGAGCACTACCTGCGCGCCAAGTCCGATGCCGAGCTGGCCCCCTACCTGCTCGCGGCCTTGGCTGCGCACGGCTTGGAATGCACCGAGGCCAAGGCCGAGCAAATCGTGGGGGTGATGAAAGAGCGCGTGAGCTTCCCGCAGGATTTCTGGCAGGAAGCGAAGTATTTCTTTCAAGCGCCGACGGAGTATGATGAGCAGGTAGTGACCAAGAAATGGAACGCGCCGGTGAGCGCCGCCCTGGCCGCCTACGCCGAGGCCCTACCCGCCAGCTCGGAGCCCAGTGCCAACGCCGAAGTGCTGAAAGCCATCTTCAACCAGACGATGGAAACCCAGGGCCTGAAGCCGGGCCAGGTGTTGCAAATGCTGCGCGTGGCCATAACGGGTGGTGCCGCCGGCCCCGATTTATTCGAGACGCTGGCCATTCTGGGTACCGGCGAAGTGGCCCAGCGCCTGCGGGCCGCGGTAGAAAAGCTAGGGTAA
- a CDS encoding RidA family protein — protein sequence MPHQIILTDQAPAPIGPYSQAVRAGNTVYVSGQIPLSAAGQLVGAGDVTAQTHQVLQNLTAVLAAAGLQLTDVVKCSIFVKDLGNFATINQIYGTYFDEATAPARETVEVARLPRDVEVEISCIAVDNG from the coding sequence ATGCCCCACCAGATTATCCTCACCGACCAGGCACCCGCGCCCATTGGTCCTTACTCGCAGGCCGTGCGGGCTGGCAATACCGTGTACGTTTCGGGCCAGATACCGCTGAGCGCCGCCGGCCAGCTGGTGGGTGCCGGCGACGTGACCGCCCAAACGCACCAGGTGCTGCAAAACCTGACCGCCGTGCTGGCCGCCGCCGGACTCCAGCTCACCGACGTGGTGAAGTGCTCTATCTTCGTGAAGGACCTGGGCAACTTCGCCACTATCAACCAGATATACGGCACCTATTTCGATGAAGCTACCGCCCCGGCCCGCGAAACGGTGGAGGTAGCACGCTTGCCCCGCGACGTGGAGGTGGAAATTTCCTGCATCGCGGTGGATAATGGGTGA
- a CDS encoding DUF6056 family protein: protein MLRLSNVLCLVVLALSCVFPFLVLALYSHPTLDDFTIATILRTTNIFSYCWDIYNTHSGRFASSLFSFFQGLLGEHFSWYPYFIFGFISAFAISLYTAGATLVAGSHSDKLLIGSVILILTFSAFPWPAEGLFWLTGVQSYLTPLIFTCWLLVLLARCYAASEERTQLSRWLLSGVLGFLIAGFSEIGALLLLLVGGALWVLPSLRPARREAHWVGVAITIGCLLTLVAPGNFHRLHARPGYHMQIVHSGVLAMVGTAYLLLNWTGNALLLALTVVLLPVSQATTRYAGRSLLNRLTTGPVWLWPLLLLIGLFGSMWFCYLVQGIGPALRVKNILYFYFLICWFLSVHAGVGRYALAWPLRYPAAWPLRAAAGVIILCLFFTDHNQNLVHEGIGKAPNTVVQAYHDWLSGDAARYSSAEYARYQQIRTSRLDSIQLPELPVRPVTLVYVDISYNPALWGNQVYARFFHKSAIWVKPNPAALSEWQAAHKP from the coding sequence ATGCTACGTTTGTCTAACGTTCTCTGTCTGGTTGTATTAGCGCTAAGTTGCGTATTTCCCTTCTTAGTCTTAGCACTTTACAGTCACCCAACTCTCGATGACTTTACCATTGCTACTATTCTGCGCACGACGAATATCTTTAGTTACTGCTGGGATATTTATAACACCCATTCAGGTCGGTTTGCTTCATCGCTTTTCAGTTTTTTCCAGGGATTACTCGGAGAACATTTTTCGTGGTATCCATACTTTATTTTTGGCTTTATTAGTGCTTTCGCTATTAGCTTGTATACTGCTGGTGCTACTTTGGTAGCAGGCTCGCATAGCGATAAGTTACTGATTGGCAGCGTAATACTGATACTGACATTTAGTGCCTTTCCTTGGCCAGCCGAAGGACTCTTTTGGTTAACCGGAGTTCAATCTTACTTAACACCGCTTATTTTTACCTGCTGGCTGTTGGTCTTGCTGGCCAGATGCTACGCTGCTTCCGAGGAGAGAACCCAGCTTAGCCGGTGGCTGCTAAGTGGAGTACTCGGGTTTCTAATTGCCGGATTTTCCGAAATCGGGGCGTTGCTGCTGCTGTTGGTGGGCGGTGCGCTGTGGGTGCTGCCCAGCCTACGGCCGGCTCGCCGGGAAGCTCACTGGGTAGGAGTTGCTATTACAATTGGCTGCCTACTGACACTTGTCGCACCAGGTAATTTTCATCGCCTGCACGCCCGGCCGGGCTACCACATGCAGATTGTGCATTCGGGCGTGCTGGCAATGGTGGGTACGGCTTACCTCCTCCTCAATTGGACTGGTAATGCCTTATTGCTAGCCCTCACGGTAGTGCTGCTGCCAGTGAGCCAGGCCACTACCCGCTATGCTGGCCGTAGCCTGCTCAACCGCCTCACAACGGGACCGGTTTGGTTGTGGCCGCTATTGCTATTGATAGGACTATTCGGCTCCATGTGGTTTTGCTACCTAGTACAGGGTATCGGGCCGGCTTTGCGGGTTAAAAATATCTTGTACTTCTACTTTTTAATTTGCTGGTTCTTGAGCGTGCACGCGGGGGTAGGGCGCTACGCCTTGGCCTGGCCGCTCCGCTACCCGGCGGCGTGGCCGCTCCGCGCAGCCGCGGGGGTAATTATCCTCTGCCTGTTCTTTACCGACCACAATCAGAATCTGGTGCACGAAGGCATTGGCAAGGCCCCTAATACCGTGGTGCAGGCGTACCACGACTGGCTTAGCGGCGATGCGGCTCGCTACAGCTCGGCGGAGTATGCTCGCTATCAGCAGATACGCACCAGCCGACTAGACAGCATACAACTACCCGAACTCCCGGTGCGCCCCGTCACGCTGGTTTACGTTGATATTTCGTACAACCCCGCCTTGTGGGGCAACCAGGTATACGCACGGTTCTTTCACAAGTCGGCCATCTGGGTGAAGCCCAACCCAGCGGCATTGTCTGAATGGCAAGCCGCCCACAAGCCCTAA